The following DNA comes from Watersipora subatra chromosome 8, tzWatSuba1.1, whole genome shotgun sequence.
CAGGTTCGTAGAATCTTTACTATCAAGCAATGACCACAAGTTACAGGAGAGTCCATGACTAGCAGGAGAAACAGTTTGCTATGCCATTCATTCTTCAATAAATTTGGAATTCTTTGACAAAGATATGTTCGAAATATTCTTCCCTTTTTCCATGATTTAAAACTCAATAAAAATTGAGATTCATCCTAAAAATTAATGTATTGTTTGTAAAACTAGCCTTTATCTTGTCTAacatagtaacaatagtaacaaaatatatgatttattatgattatgtaatagttttaaagTATGAGACAGCACAACTCAAataatacaaacaaaattcttTCAACTTTGACCCTCTAGCAATCTCCACAAGCTACAGGATAGCCTAAGACTAGCTCAAAAAAACAATCTGTTTTTATCAATTCTCTCACATTTGATTTGAGTATCTTCGGGCAACCATTTTTAGAGCTTTTTCTCTTTCTGTAATATCTGTAATATGTCATCTTAATACCAATTTAAACCGTCTAGTGTTAATAAAACTAGCTTGATTCTGACTAGAATATACTAATACTGATGTATGTCACTAAAAGGATATTATGTTAGTACAATGCAGTTTTGGTTATTCTTCTTTTTTATGCTTCAAATTGGTTTACTTTAAAGGGCAATAGTATGCCTAAGTATTCTTTTTTAAGAATGTCTAAAAGGTTTTGTCTCTATTAAAACATATATCTGTAGAAGTCAAAGGATTattgataatttgatatagttTTGCAGTTTATCAAGGCTAGAGAGAAACAACTTCTTTTCAGTATTCATTGCTGCCGTATAGATAAAACCGAACATGTGACTCTAAATGcatattaaacaaaaactagtaaaaaaatattttgccaatttaCTTACTTTTCTTAGGAAGTCGCAaaccatttttgtttttaaataacttgCTATATTAACTTGATGTGGtataatatgcatatatattcaaaCATTCTGGTTTACCTTTTACAAACCAAAATATTACGTTAAGCTAACACTGATCCTCCGACCTCTTCAGAGATTGTTTCACTAAAAACAAAATGTCTTAGACCTCCTCAAATGTAAAATACGGAAATATAACTCCATTGCACATTCTTTCATTAAAGAAGATAAAGGAAGGAATGTGCAGCTGGACATCTTGAAAGCGGTCATTAAGTTTGACTAAAATACAATTGACTCTCTCTTTAGGCTGAGGGTAGATACAGTGATGATCTCTCATCTAGAGTTTGGTCACAATTTTCTTGGTCACAAGCCAGTAATCTGAGGACACAGTGTGGAAGTTAGCTACCCCTTGATTGTATTTGAATATTATAACTTTACTagcttaaataaaataaaatacaatagataAGAGAAGAGAACTTGGATATTTTAGAAGCAAAAACCAGTATGCTGAGAATAACTACTATGGAGAGCAGGCTACGGCATCAGGGTGGTTGCATTCACAAGAAGAAACGTCAAATTTTAAATCAGCTGGGCAATCTCGCTTGGAATCAGCAATTCCTGGAGCGGACTGAATATAGCTCCTGCAGTCAGTCGCTATGTCGGGGGTGTAGGTGCTCCCCCAGGCTTTGCAGAAAGTTGCATCAGCAGCTAAAACATGAATTACTCTGTTAGGGTTTATATAAGGCTGGTCTGTTTCATAAGTAGATATTAAGAGAAAGTGCTTCTGTTCATTGTTATTTACAGTAGAACAAGGACCAGTAGGCGTACCATTGCCTAAGGACACATAGAGGTATCATAAACTAAAGAGCAACAAATGTACTATAAACTAAATACCGGTAATTTTTTAGACAAAACTTCAGTAGATATGTTATAGACTGTCAGCTGGAGAGTATTTATTGTATGATCAACTTTCTAAAAATATTGAGGTGATACCATGATATAACGGTGCAGACATCTTTATGTAAGTGCAGTTcaaagactatatttagccagtAGTGCTGTATGTGTATTCAGTTTACACTTGGTGCAAGCTTGTGTGCTGTTATGCAGTAGATAAACTAGCTTTACTTAACTAATTATAGTGAAAATCACATTCATGTTTTAAAGAGCTGCtagtataaaaaagttatcaTTTGTCAACCCGTAGGCCACAGTCTACAGAGCTAGCTAGCGAGCCTGAAAGGTTTATGTAGAGTTACATTAAACAGCATTGTGGCTTGTTTGTACTATTTAAGTACTCCAATAACTAGTGTTGTGACTCAAAACCATTTTGTCGCAACCGTAGGCTTGAATTCTGACGTCTATTACAGCTTACATTAAGGAGGTTGCACAATCCAGTTAATTATTCAAAGGCTTTGCATCACAATCTAATTAAACACAGTTGCGGCAATTGAAATTTCTAGGAAATCTTAGCATGTGACAAAATGTTGAATGCATCAATACACAAATGTACGTTTTAATAGACAAGAAAAAAGTAGATATGCCATATACGTAGAACAAATgagtataaattattttaagacTTGTAGATATAGAATAGAAATTGGGCTAATGAGTATGGAATAGACATGGTCCTAGTGAATATACTATAGGCTTTGGATGAGTCACTATACAATAGACTGAGGACCAGTGAATATTCAGTAGACTAAGAACCAGTGTGTATAGCGTACACTAACGTTTAGTTTAAACTGCAAGCAAAATCTAttcttttataaatatttgtatcacTGAGTTTCCATCATTCAACTATGAAAAAATGCTTACTGaagtttattataaattttcagattttATACTGTTAATGAAGTATTTCATAGAGAAGGAAAAATAcaattggttgaaattaaaatattttacagcttcaaaactaaaataaaagcagACTTTGTACACACTCAATTTTGGCGAAAGGACAAGTAGACTTGtatttttgcaattgttttgtaTGTCATAGGCTGTATGCAGCAAAATAAGTTTTATCGTGGGAAATTTGGTGTACCTGTTACTAGACTTGCTTCTGTTATAGTGGTAGTTCTTGCTGGTAGACTAGTTACTGCCACGGTAGTGGTTCTTGTGGGTGGATCTGTATCTGGTATAAAGGTGGTTCTTGTTGGTGGATCTGTTTCCGTTATAAAAGGGGTTCCTGTTGGGGTAGCTGTTTCTGTTATAAAGGGAGTTCCGGTTGGGGAAGCTGTGTCTGTGAAGGTAGTCGATTCCGTTATCAGAGTTGTCTCTGTTACAGTGGTGCTTACTTGTGAACCTTCGGTGGTTGTTATGTTACTTGTAGTTTCAGAAACAGTTCCATTTTGGCCTAAAGACACAAACCTTTAATGTACTAGTCGTCAAAGAAAGTACCAGCTTTGTACAACCAGCAATCAAGAGCAGAAAGAAAATGTGCTGGATTAATTTTTCGCTTACCTATTACCATGCCGTTCGTTGCTGGAAAAGCTGCCAAAGCAATTATCTAAAAAACATTTAGATTAGATCAAGTTTCATATTAAAAAGAGAGTAAAATTATATGAATCGCTTTTAGTAAAACATCTTAGACTCAGTGTAGATagaagtaataaatattttcatggaCTACTCACAGCCAATCCTAGTGCAATGTTGAAAGACACCATCGTGAAGGTCAGTTGAGCTGGTGGTGTACAGAGAGAGACAAATGCTTGTAATGTTGTTCAGCAGTAGTGAAGTTTCCTCTTATATACTTTTCTTGGCTGTGTACAGGATGTCTATCTTTACCAATTAACTCgtaaagatatttctcagcAGGCTTATGACGTTGGTTCATTTATGGCTTTGGTTAGTTACGCCCTTTGAGCCATGTTTGACATGAATAAGCAGGATCTCATTGATTCATTCACCAAAGAGAGTTTAGCTTAAGAACTGGACTTCCTCGCACATTCATCATGCTTGCTGATGACTAATAAAATGGGTGCAGCGCATCTGTGAAATCCATGACTAACAATTTTCTCTGCTGATTTGCACACAAACATATCGACAAAAGAGTCTCATGGTTATTTCCATCTGAGGTTTGTTTTGTAATTGCTACGGGAAGTTGCAACAATCAATAGATCTAAAAGGAAATCCTTGAAAACAAGTCTAGCAGATATAGCAGAGAGTCCTGACAGCTTATTCCAGCTTTTAATGCTCTGTGAAAACCTGTTCAAACTGTTTTACTCTCAACCTTCTTGACTTTGCAAAGCATTTCAATCTAAAGTTAAAAGTTTTGTTCAAGTTTGGATGGCTCAAGACCTGAAAGCGCTTTCAAGTTAATATACATATTTGCTTGAAtggtaatatgtaatattacaataaCATACAATATAATCTTGTgacatacaatattttattaagttTAAGTGTAACAGCTTTTTCCGATAGTTTGTATGAGTACTGTATTGTGTAAGGACAATAATTCCCCGAAAAAAGATTTGAAGCATTTGCTTTCAAAAGCATTGAATAAAAATgcctatgtctatgtctaaATTAAGTCTATGTCTCaattaaaacatacaaaattgaattaaatcaTTTATTTTAACTGCTCACTTCCAAATATATTCACTGAACATTTTGAATTGCTTGTACAATGTCCAGGTTATCTTTTTGCTGTGATCACCATGATACATTTAAATCATAGTTGATTTCTAtagatgtatttatatgtatatttattgtatatgaccatgTGTATTGCTAGTAGGGTACATCAGTCACACCatataatttaaagtttttgcataaaCACTCATGGTAACCAGACTCTAGGTGGTATATGACCTGTATTCAGACTACATCTTACCAACATTAAAtgtgataattttttattttcagccACGCCTGAACGCAATTCTTTCATGTTGTGAGATTAAAGTTACAAAGTACGTTCTTGTAAGGATTGCAAGAGCTTTGAAGGAATTAACCATAAATTCGTCTGAATAACAGAAACTGTAAAATAAGCTTATGACTCTACCGTGCACTTAGATTGACCTATGCTAAGGACTCATGGGAACTTTAATTGGAAAATTGGAACACAAACAATCTTTGCTACCGTTACTACCGCTTACTTCAGCTTAGTAAAAATTACCTAACTTAAATCTTGCTAAGTAAACATGTGTGTATGTTAGTCTCTCTAAGACGCcaaatattatgtaaatattttataaatataaatatgtatgtaaatattgtTGTGTGTCTCTCTACAtcatcaaataaataaaaacataaatttaaccTCTCTAAAACACTAAGTAAGTGAATGTGTATGTTTACCTCTTTACAACCTTCCTCTCTAGAAGGTTACTATGTCTTTACAGACTGTCAACTGTAATAACTCTATGTGCAATATTACAATATGCCAAAGGTGATTGACTTGCAAGGgtgttagagagttggtctagtGAACTGAATGTTATGTGTTCAAACCCTGTATGCTGCAATGTTTTCTCACTTtttttttgcattcattttacagacagacagacaggcataacttttattatagtaaaatgtaaatttcaattaaagcaacaattttaaaattcgTCTAATGCGTCTCAAAAATTAAAAGATTTGAATAACGATACTTCTACTGGTCAATCAGAAGTGACCCTACACCAGGACCATGCACAGTACTCACTAGCTTAGAGAGAATTCTGGCTTGGGATATTCAGATGTTCATTCATTGTTTTCCTCTGTAACCTTTGTATGAGTCATAACCATGTAATGATTAATATTGGTATCATCTATATTTGGGATGTTTGTCAGTTGCTCTATGACAAATGCTATGATATCCCCTTCCGTCAGGTCCATGATGACTCATTCTATGTGTGGATGAAACTTCCAAAAAAATGGTAGGAATGCTAGCGTTGGTTagtaaaataatgtatatatatgtaattttttGATTAGATatgttgtttattaaaataacttaTTGCTGGAAACCGTTTTCCTTAGATTCatgtatccatatatatattattgcaaCTCTCGTGTTATTTGTTTGCATGGTCAACTCCATCGCTTTAGGCTGACTTTCTTTTGTAAAATTACCTTTTGctaaaattaatgttttaaatTACAGCTGCATGTCCTGAAAATCATGCAGATATGTTTGACATTGATCTTaaacaatttgatgtcattcaATGGCTGTTTAATTTTGCTGATATTCTATTGAGGGGATTGATCATTGACAGTGGCTCTTGATTTATTTTTAGACCTACACATATATGTGCAGTTTTGTAGGTAGGTAGCAGTTtaaagaaaatacaaaaaccACTAAAGTTAGCTTATAGTTCAACATTGTACTGTATCTCGAAACAGAAACTATTTGGGGATCCTCACTACTTCGacattacatatattttaagcTGTAAAAGTTTGCTTATCAGCTTAAACTTTAACAAAATTATAGAAGTTAACAAGTTAGTTTAGTTActatttaaatttgttaataaGAATAATTTCCATAAAAAGCTGATAATGTTTAACATAAAGTCATTTATCCTTACAAAATAAACTTAGTCTAAAAAACACCCTtgaccttttaaaaaaattagccATAATTTAATCAATTTGTGTAGTGTATTATAACTAATATACTCCTACCTATAATCTGGCTAGCCTTAGGTTAGTATTGACCACAAAATAAGGTGGCTGCATTATTGCCCTTTATAAACAGCCCTTCAAATGATTTCATTTAGATGTCAGGTAAGCTCATCAGCCAATGAAAACCTGTTCTCATCTTGTTTTTATCTCACAATTGTGCAATAGGTTCTTGTATTACGACACAACAGTTGAAAGGCCATAAACTTGTAAC
Coding sequences within:
- the LOC137402007 gene encoding endoglucanase-like, which codes for MVSFNIALGLAIIALAAFPATNGMVIGQNGTVSETTSNITTTEGSQVSTTVTETTLITESTTFTDTASPTGTPFITETATPTGTPFITETDPPTRTTFIPDTDPPTRTTTVAVTSLPARTTTITEASLVTAADATFCKAWGSTYTPDIATDCRSYIQSAPGIADSKRDCPADLKFDVSSCECNHPDAVACSP